Within Anopheles ziemanni chromosome 2, idAnoZiCoDA_A2_x.2, whole genome shotgun sequence, the genomic segment TAGTGTGTAAGTAGGGATTGCTTCAATTGCtaaataatttgatttattttgggTGGCGATAAAAAACGTCTCCCTCATACCTTTGATTCTTCTGTTATCCAACATTATCTACAGTGAGCTTATATTTGCAATATTAGCTTAAAATGGAAGGTAGTTTTAAGAAATTTCTACAAAAGGCTATCTTGAAGAAATGTAAACGTGAAAGGtacaaatatatatttttctaacTTTATAGTTCTAACCAAATAGTTATCTGaagtttttatcaattttttaagAAAGAAAGGTTTAGGAATTCTTAATCTTTGTCTGCCAGAGTTTACACCAGTACGAATTCGCAAGCTAATCTGGTGATGAAGACTTGTAAGGGATCAAAGAACTGGCCAATATGGCTCATTTTTAGTAATTCAACTTatcaacttttgtctcttttcTATAATTGTTAGTAAAAATTAAGTTATATAAAACTTAAAGCTTTTATATCCtcataaaaacttttttttcaattatttttaacgttGCTGATACTATTGGACGCAAATGTGAACCTTCCGATTCATgtaaagaaaagaataaagtCAAGCAGTATTCACTTCAGGCAAATCTAAACGGTTTTTTATTTACACCGAAATAGCTTTACAGTTGttcaataattattttaaaaataaatatttgccaCTGAcgtttatttcattaattgATTTCGTATTACCATTAATTTGCCTGTAAGATTATTAACCATGGATTGACCTTCTGCTAGGAATTCCTCGTACAATTCAGCTGCTGCTACCTGCTTGTGATATTTGGTATATAGCTCTTCATAATCTTTCTTAAGTTGCTGATGTTCCGCTTGcaaaattttgtaattttctttcGCCGTTTTTAATTCTACAGTCGCTTTTGTTTCTAAGTTATCCTGCACGTAGCTACCATTCAAACTAATCAACCTTTCCTCTGCAATAACGCCAAATAATTTGTTGCGCACTTCCAGTTGGCGCTTTTCGGGAAGGTTTTTAAGTTCCATGGAAATATACTCTAAAAATAGATCCTTGGGAAAGGCTTCGTTTTGTCCAGCCTGCTGGTGATCGTCGTTTTTATGTATTCTGCCCAATCGTTTGATTGCGGGGGTTTGAGTCGTATCACTTGTTGAAGCTGATGATTCTATATCGGATAGTGGATCCATTAAGGATGTTTTTTGATCCTCATCATCTGAAGGGGAGCGCTTGATTTCGGTCTGAAATAAAAAGAGCAAATGTTGACAAGAAAAGAGCagagaaaacaaatcatctaAACGCTGCGTCTTTTCCAGCAGATTGCAAAACTAATTGCTTTCATACATGCTTCAGGTTGCCCAATTCTAGGATTGACCCGTAGGTATACGAGAGCATTTATCGTATTAAATATTATATCTTTTTTCCATGTAAAACAAGTACAGAAAATACTTACAGAGTCCAATAACCTTTCCATATCTGTACCCTTTGACAAGAACGAAACCATCACATCGTATGCGAACCAAACGGGTTTGTACACTTTATCAGAACCTGAAAAAGGAAATGATGTAAATTAAGAAATCAAATTTACGAACTTATTATCAGCTTACCTGTCGCCTTCTGTTGACTTTTCCTCACTTTCGCTTTATATGTACGGAAACAGGAAAGAACGATCTTCCATTGACTGAGGACGAATTGTTTGGGTAGGCCAATTTCTCTGGCAATCTCTGTCCATGCATCGTTCAGCTGTTTTATATCTCGATGAACTTTCAAATGTTTGTCCCATATTAAGGGTCTTTTCTTAACTTCCGTTATGAGTTTTAAAGTTAATTTTTTGTcctaaaaaagaaattacaatcgaatacacaaacacataaaaacaacTCCCAAGAAACCGTTTATGCCGTTTTTGTTGGGACATTAACATACATGTGTATTACCTTGGATGCTTCGTTTTGACGGAAAACAATGAATCcacgttttaaagttgttatATATATTTGACTATTATCTACATCATTGATGTGTTTAAAGTTTAGAATACTAACAGATGTTTCAcgtattttgaaaattaaaatcctATGTTAAAGCTATTCATATTTGCGCTTTCCCAATTTTGTTATGGtcactgcaaaaaaaaaaaaactccacgtTGGCTGCTATTCAGACGGTAGTCGTCCAGTAAACTTAcgataaaatatgtaaaagcTGCTTCATTAGCAAAGGCATTGCGAAAACGGATGGTTATTATGTTATGAGCTAGGAGGAAACACAAATGATACCATTTTTTGCTAAATCTCATGAAGCGCAAATTGCGTTGCAAACCAAAGTTGTCCGGAAGGGAAACTAAAGTGCGGAAAACAACACCCTCTTGCATGCTATTACGACGATATACTGGAATACTTACCAGCTGCCTCCTTACTTTCTTCTTCTGTTCCATTTTAACTTTGCTGGAATGCGATGCGAAATTTTTGCAAGGAAGGAttcgtaaacaaacaaattttcgCACGTACCCAgtttgggtgcaaaacatttgcaaacgCTTTTGACACTTCCAATTGATTTGACAGTTTTAATCCAAGGCTACTAGAACGAATTTGCTATCTTAGCAAATTTAGCTTCATTCTAGTAACCTCAGTTCATATCAAGATCAATTCAACGACAGCGTCCGGTCAAAGCTATTTTCTGCTCCACTGCTTCAATTTGCATGCTTGTGGAAGATCTTCGCAAAAATGTTCGCGGAATAGGTAATTGGAAATTTtagatcttcttcttctttttttttcttcttctattatgcgagtcggggtatatcctcctacgctaagtcgaacaatttgttcccttactcgtaatcagaactgtccgaactcctataaAGGGGCTCGttctttaggaccggctataatagccatatgtccacccgccgtccacgggagggataattccttccgttctTCAGATCACAAAacgaaattaagtgtgtttGTCTGCCTTATGCGCAGCCTTCCTCCAGCACATATTAGGCCGCTAATAGACGGGGCGTGCCGACGTGTTGCTTGCTCGAAGCAACTCTGCGTCCAGACAGGCGTGTCGTCTAGCGCGTGCCGAAAGTGACATACCCAGCGTGCAAAATCATCAAGCTTTCTCGTTTTGTCTAACTAACAATTGTTAACAACAAAACGAGATAGCACGACGATGTTGCACGCTGGGTACCCAATTTGTAGTTTTACCACACTTTCTTGGCAGCTCGTGAGAgctaaacaaaatttcaagcaactgtcaaacattttcccacggacctcttttccattgatcTTGGTTCGTATGTTATAGCTGACAATATCGTGTCGCCGGCACGTCGTAAATAGTTCGATTGTTTACTTTCAATAACCATGTCGCTCAATCTTGGCGATCCGTTCCCGAATTTTACTGTCGACAGCACGGCTGGGCAGATCGACTTCCATCAGTGGATCGGCGACAGCTGGGCAATCCTCTTTTCGCATCCGGCAGACTATACACCCGTCTGCACGACCGAATTGGCGGCCGTAGCCAAGCTCGTGCCAGAGTTT encodes:
- the LOC131281847 gene encoding uncharacterized protein LOC131281847 — translated: MVSFLSKGTDMERLLDSTEIKRSPSDDEDQKTSLMDPLSDIESSASTSDTTQTPAIKRLGRIHKNDDHQQAGQNEAFPKDLFLEYISMELKNLPEKRQLEVRNKLFGVIAEERLISLNGSYVQDNLETKATVELKTAKENYKILQAEHQQLKKDYEELYTKYHKQVAAAELYEEFLAEGQSMVNNLTGKLMVIRNQLMK